The Veillonellales bacterium genome contains the following window.
ACTTCAGTATCAGTAAGCGGGATAGGCTTGGTACCCGAACCAACAAAGCCGGTTACTCCCGGTGTATTGCGCACAACATACCAAGATCTGTCATTTACAATCATTTCAACCAATACATATCCGGGAAACACTTTTTTCTTCGTAATCTTCTTCTTGCCGTCCTTAATTTCCACTTCATCTTCCATCGGCACCAATATACGAAAAATCTCATTTTCCATGCCCATGGAGTGAACCTTGCGTTCAAGATTGGCTTTCACTTTGTTTTCATAGCCGGAATATGTATGGATTACATACCAATTTTTTTCGGATTCCATTGCCTCAAGGGACGTTAGGTACGTCCCCCACCCCCTTAGCTTACCTGATTATAGCGCGTAATATCTCGGCAAAAACTGTGTCAACCGCCCAAATCATAACTGCCACAACCACTACAGATACAAATACAATCCCCGTATTGGAAACAAGTTCTTTTTTAGTCGGCCATGACACTTTTTTTAATTCAGCTTTTACTTCTCGCAAAAATTTTTTCCAGCGAACCGTATTGGCCTGAACAGCCGTTTCCTGAGCAGCCATTTTCCCACATCCCCGTCTCGTACTGCCAATTCCTATTAAACACAAAGTTTCTGGCAGGGGCGGCAGGAATCGAACCCGCAACC
Protein-coding sequences here:
- the nusG gene encoding transcription termination/antitermination protein NusG, producing the protein MESEKNWYVIHTYSGYENKVKANLERKVHSMGMENEIFRILVPMEDEVEIKDGKKKITKKKVFPGYVLVEMIVNDRSWYVVRNTPGVTGFVGSGTKPIPLTDTEVKHILKSMGMEEVKPQLDIKVSQPVRINSGAFENWTATVLEIHSDRSKLKVLVNMFGRETPVELDFSQVEKI
- the secE gene encoding preprotein translocase subunit SecE translates to MAAQETAVQANTVRWKKFLREVKAELKKVSWPTKKELVSNTGIVFVSVVVVAVMIWAVDTVFAEILRAIIR